The following proteins are encoded in a genomic region of Dasypus novemcinctus isolate mDasNov1 chromosome 21, mDasNov1.1.hap2, whole genome shotgun sequence:
- the PSMC5 gene encoding 26S proteasome regulatory subunit 8, translating to MALDGPEQMELEEGKAGSGLRQYYLSKIEELQLIVNDKSQNLRRLQAQRNELNAKVRLLREELQLLQEQGSYVGEVVRAMDKKKVLVKVHPEGKFVVDVDKNIDINDVTPNCRVALRNDSYTLHKILPNKVDPLVSLMMVEKVPDSTYEMIGGLDKQIKEIKEVIELPVKHPELFEALGIAQPKGVLLYGPPGTGKTLLARAVAHHTDCTFIRVSGSELVQKFIGEGARMVRELFVMAREHAPSIIFMDEIDSIGSSRLEGGSGGDSEVQRTMLELLNQLDGFEATKNIKVIMATNRIDILDSALLRPGRIDRKIEFPPPNEEARLDILKIHSRKMNLTRGINLRKIAELMPGASGAEVKGVCTEAGMYALRERRVHVTQEDFEMAVAKVMQKDSEKNMSIKKLWK from the exons ATGGCGCTTGACGGACCAGAGCAG ATGGAGTTGGAAGAGGGGAAGGCAGGCAGTGGTCTCCGCCAGTATTACCTATCCAAGATTGAAGAACTTCAG CTGATTGTGAATGACAAGAGTCAGAACCTTCGGCGGCTGCAAGCACAGAGAAATGAGCTAAATGCAAAAG TTCGTCTGTTGCGGGAGGAGCTCCAGCTGCTGCAGGAACAGGGCTCCTATGTGGGGGAAGTTGTCCGGGCTATGGATAAGAAGAAAGTGTTGGTTAAG GTACATCCCGAGGGCAAGTTTGTTGTAGATGTGGATAAGAACATAGACATCAATGAT GTGACACCCAATTGCCGGGTGGCTCTAAGAAATGACAGTTATACTTTACACAAGATCCTGCCCAACAAGGTGGACCCTCTGGTGTCATTGATGATGGTGGAGAAGGTACCAGACTCAACTTATGAGATGATTGGTGGACTGGACAAGCAGATTAAGGAGATCAAGGAAGTGATCGAGCTGCCTGTTAAACATCCCGAGCTCTTTGAGGCACTGGGCATTGCACAACCCAAG GGAGTGTTGCTGTATGGACCCCCAGGCACTGGGAAGACACTATTGGCTCGGGCTGTAGCTCATCATACCGATTGCACCTTTATCCGTGTCTCTGGCTCTGAACTGGTACAGAAATTCATTGGGGAAG GGGCAAGAATGGTGAGGGAGCTCTTTGTAATGGCTCGAGAACATGCTCCGTCCATCATCTTTATGGATGAAATTGACTCCATTGGCTCCTCACGGCTGGAAGGGGGTTCTGGGGGGGACAGTGAAGTACAGCGCACAATGCTGGAGCTGCTCAACCAGCTGGATGGCTTTGAGGCCACCAAGAATATCAAG GTCATCATGGCTACTAATAGGATTGATATCCTAGACTCAGCGCTGCTTCGCCCAGGGCGCATCGACAGAAAAATTGAATTCCCACCCCCCAATGAGGAG GCCCGGCTGGACATCTTGAAGATTCATTCTCGAAAAATGAACCTAACACGAGGGATCAACCTGAGAAAAATTGCTGAGCTCATGCCAGGAGCATCAGGGGCTGAAGTGAAG GGTGTGTGTACAGAAGCTGGCATGTATGCCCTGCGGGAACGGCGAGTCCATGTCACCCAGGAGGACTTTGAGATGGCAGTAGCCAAG GTCATGCAGAAGGATAGTGAGAAAAACATGTCTATAAAGAAACTCTGGAAGTGA
- the PSMC5 gene encoding 26S proteasome regulatory subunit 8 isoform X1 translates to MALDGPEQLIVNDKSQNLRRLQAQRNELNAKVRLLREELQLLQEQGSYVGEVVRAMDKKKVLVKVHPEGKFVVDVDKNIDINDVTPNCRVALRNDSYTLHKILPNKVDPLVSLMMVEKVPDSTYEMIGGLDKQIKEIKEVIELPVKHPELFEALGIAQPKGVLLYGPPGTGKTLLARAVAHHTDCTFIRVSGSELVQKFIGEGARMVRELFVMAREHAPSIIFMDEIDSIGSSRLEGGSGGDSEVQRTMLELLNQLDGFEATKNIKVIMATNRIDILDSALLRPGRIDRKIEFPPPNEEARLDILKIHSRKMNLTRGINLRKIAELMPGASGAEVKGVCTEAGMYALRERRVHVTQEDFEMAVAKVMQKDSEKNMSIKKLWK, encoded by the exons ATGGCGCTTGACGGACCAGAGCAG CTGATTGTGAATGACAAGAGTCAGAACCTTCGGCGGCTGCAAGCACAGAGAAATGAGCTAAATGCAAAAG TTCGTCTGTTGCGGGAGGAGCTCCAGCTGCTGCAGGAACAGGGCTCCTATGTGGGGGAAGTTGTCCGGGCTATGGATAAGAAGAAAGTGTTGGTTAAG GTACATCCCGAGGGCAAGTTTGTTGTAGATGTGGATAAGAACATAGACATCAATGAT GTGACACCCAATTGCCGGGTGGCTCTAAGAAATGACAGTTATACTTTACACAAGATCCTGCCCAACAAGGTGGACCCTCTGGTGTCATTGATGATGGTGGAGAAGGTACCAGACTCAACTTATGAGATGATTGGTGGACTGGACAAGCAGATTAAGGAGATCAAGGAAGTGATCGAGCTGCCTGTTAAACATCCCGAGCTCTTTGAGGCACTGGGCATTGCACAACCCAAG GGAGTGTTGCTGTATGGACCCCCAGGCACTGGGAAGACACTATTGGCTCGGGCTGTAGCTCATCATACCGATTGCACCTTTATCCGTGTCTCTGGCTCTGAACTGGTACAGAAATTCATTGGGGAAG GGGCAAGAATGGTGAGGGAGCTCTTTGTAATGGCTCGAGAACATGCTCCGTCCATCATCTTTATGGATGAAATTGACTCCATTGGCTCCTCACGGCTGGAAGGGGGTTCTGGGGGGGACAGTGAAGTACAGCGCACAATGCTGGAGCTGCTCAACCAGCTGGATGGCTTTGAGGCCACCAAGAATATCAAG GTCATCATGGCTACTAATAGGATTGATATCCTAGACTCAGCGCTGCTTCGCCCAGGGCGCATCGACAGAAAAATTGAATTCCCACCCCCCAATGAGGAG GCCCGGCTGGACATCTTGAAGATTCATTCTCGAAAAATGAACCTAACACGAGGGATCAACCTGAGAAAAATTGCTGAGCTCATGCCAGGAGCATCAGGGGCTGAAGTGAAG GGTGTGTGTACAGAAGCTGGCATGTATGCCCTGCGGGAACGGCGAGTCCATGTCACCCAGGAGGACTTTGAGATGGCAGTAGCCAAG GTCATGCAGAAGGATAGTGAGAAAAACATGTCTATAAAGAAACTCTGGAAGTGA
- the SMARCD2 gene encoding SWI/SNF-related matrix-associated actin-dependent regulator of chromatin subfamily D member 2 isoform X3 yields MGRVQRPGMSPGSRMPMTGLQVGPPAGSPFGTAAPLRPGMPPAMMDPFRKRLLVPQAQPPMPTQRRGLKRRKMADKVLPQRIRELVPESQAYMDLLAFERKLDQTIARKRMEIQEAIKKPLTQKRKLRIYISNTFSPSKAEGDSAGTTGTPGGTPTGDKVASWELRVEGKLLDDPSKQKRKFSSFFKSLVIELDKELYGPDNHLVEWHRMPTTQETDGFQVKRPGDLNVKCTLLLMLDHQPPQYKLDPRLARLLGVHTQTRAAIMQALWLYIKHNQLQDGHEREYINCNRYFRQIFSCGRLRFSEIPMKLAGLLQHPDPIVINHVISVDPNDQKKTACYDIDVEVDDPLKAQMSNFLASTTNQQEIASLDVKIHETIESINQLKTQRDFMLSFSTDPQDFIQEWLRSQRRDLKIITDVIGNPEEERRAAFYHQPWAQEAVGRHIFAKVQQRRQELEQVLGIRLT; encoded by the exons ATGGGCAGAGTCCAG CGGCCTGGCATGTCACCAGGGAGCCGGATGCCTATGACTGGCTTGCAGGTGGGACCCCCTGCTGGGTCCCCATTTGGCACAGCTGCTCCACTTCGACCTGGTATGCCACCTGCCATGATGGACCCATTCCGAAAACGCCTGCTCGtgccccaggcccagcccccgATGCCCACCCAGCGCCGGGG GCTAAAGAGGAGGAAGATGGCAGATAAGGTTCTACCTCAGCGA ATTCGGGAGCTGGTCCCAGAATCTCAGGCGTACATGGATCTCTTGGCCTTTGAGCGGAAGCTGGACCAGACCATCGCTCGCAAACGGATGGAGATCCAGGAGGCCATTAAAAAGCCTCTGACG CAAAAGCGAAAGCTTCGGATTTATATATCCAATACATTCAGTCCCAGCAAGGCAGAAGGTGACAGTGCAGGAACTACAGGGACCCCAGGAGGAACCCCAACAGGGGACAAGGTGGCTTCCTGGGAACTCCGAGTGGAGGGAAAACTGCTGGATGAT CCCAGCAAACAGAAgaggaaattttcttcattttttaagagccTCGTCATTGAGCTGGACAAGGAACTGTATGGACCTGACAACCACCTGGTGGAG tggCATCGGATGCCCACCACCCAGGAGACAGATGGCTTCCAGGTGAAACGGCCTGGAGACCTCAATGTCAAGTGCACCCTCCTGCTTATGCTGGATCATCAG CCTCCCCAGTACAAACTGGACCCCCGATTGGCGAGGCTGCTGGGAGTACACACCCAGACGAGGGCTGCCATCATGCAGGCCCTGTGGCTTTACATCAAACACAACCAGCTGCAGGATGGACACGAGCGCGAGTACATCAATTGCAACCGTTACTTCCGCCAG ATCTTCAGTTGTGGTCGCCTCCGTTTCTCCGAGATTCCCATGAAGCTGGCTGGGTTGCTGCAGCATCCAGACCCCATTGTcatcaaccatgtcattag CGTGGACCCCAATGACCAGAAGAAGACTGCCTGTTACGATATTGATGTGGAGGTGGATGACCCCTTGAAGGCCCAGATGAGCAATTTTCTGGCATCTACCACCAATCAGCAAGAGATTGCCTCCCTTGACGTCAAG ATACATGAGACCATTGAGTCCATCAATCAGCTGAAAACCCAGAGGGATTTCATGCTCAGCTTTAGCACTGACCCCCAAGACTTCATCCAGGAATGGTTACGTTCACAGCGCAGAGACCTCAAG ATCATCACTGATGTGATTGGGAATCCTGAGGAGGAGAGACGAGCAGCTTTCTACCACCAGCCTTGGGCCCAAGAAGCAGTGGGGAGGCACATCTTTGCCAAG GTGCAGCAGCGAAGGCAGGAACTGGAACAGGTGCTGGGAATTCGCCTGACCTAA
- the SMARCD2 gene encoding SWI/SNF-related matrix-associated actin-dependent regulator of chromatin subfamily D member 2 isoform X1, whose protein sequence is MSGRGAGGFPLPPLSPGGGAVAAALGVPPPTAGPGMLPGPALRGPGPAGGVGGPGTAAFRPMGPAGPAAPYQRPGMSPGSRMPMTGLQVGPPAGSPFGTAAPLRPGMPPAMMDPFRKRLLVPQAQPPMPTQRRGLKRRKMADKVLPQRIRELVPESQAYMDLLAFERKLDQTIARKRMEIQEAIKKPLTQKRKLRIYISNTFSPSKAEGDSAGTTGTPGGTPTGDKVASWELRVEGKLLDDPSKQKRKFSSFFKSLVIELDKELYGPDNHLVEWHRMPTTQETDGFQVKRPGDLNVKCTLLLMLDHQPPQYKLDPRLARLLGVHTQTRAAIMQALWLYIKHNQLQDGHEREYINCNRYFRQIFSCGRLRFSEIPMKLAGLLQHPDPIVINHVISVDPNDQKKTACYDIDVEVDDPLKAQMSNFLASTTNQQEIASLDVKIHETIESINQLKTQRDFMLSFSTDPQDFIQEWLRSQRRDLKIITDVIGNPEEERRAAFYHQPWAQEAVGRHIFAKVQQRRQELEQVLGIRLT, encoded by the exons ATGTCGGGCCGTGGCGCGGGCGGGTTCCCGCTGCCCCCGCTGAGTCCCGGCGGCGGCGCCGTGGCCGCGGCCCTGGGGGTGCCGCCTCCCACCGCGGGACCCGGCATGCTGCCTGGACCGGCTCTCAGGGGACCCGGGCCGGCTGGAGGCGTGGGGGGCCCCGGGACCGCCGCCTTCCGCCCCATGGGGCCCGCGGGCCCCGCAGCGCCCTATCAG CGGCCTGGCATGTCACCAGGGAGCCGGATGCCTATGACTGGCTTGCAGGTGGGACCCCCTGCTGGGTCCCCATTTGGCACAGCTGCTCCACTTCGACCTGGTATGCCACCTGCCATGATGGACCCATTCCGAAAACGCCTGCTCGtgccccaggcccagcccccgATGCCCACCCAGCGCCGGGG GCTAAAGAGGAGGAAGATGGCAGATAAGGTTCTACCTCAGCGA ATTCGGGAGCTGGTCCCAGAATCTCAGGCGTACATGGATCTCTTGGCCTTTGAGCGGAAGCTGGACCAGACCATCGCTCGCAAACGGATGGAGATCCAGGAGGCCATTAAAAAGCCTCTGACG CAAAAGCGAAAGCTTCGGATTTATATATCCAATACATTCAGTCCCAGCAAGGCAGAAGGTGACAGTGCAGGAACTACAGGGACCCCAGGAGGAACCCCAACAGGGGACAAGGTGGCTTCCTGGGAACTCCGAGTGGAGGGAAAACTGCTGGATGAT CCCAGCAAACAGAAgaggaaattttcttcattttttaagagccTCGTCATTGAGCTGGACAAGGAACTGTATGGACCTGACAACCACCTGGTGGAG tggCATCGGATGCCCACCACCCAGGAGACAGATGGCTTCCAGGTGAAACGGCCTGGAGACCTCAATGTCAAGTGCACCCTCCTGCTTATGCTGGATCATCAG CCTCCCCAGTACAAACTGGACCCCCGATTGGCGAGGCTGCTGGGAGTACACACCCAGACGAGGGCTGCCATCATGCAGGCCCTGTGGCTTTACATCAAACACAACCAGCTGCAGGATGGACACGAGCGCGAGTACATCAATTGCAACCGTTACTTCCGCCAG ATCTTCAGTTGTGGTCGCCTCCGTTTCTCCGAGATTCCCATGAAGCTGGCTGGGTTGCTGCAGCATCCAGACCCCATTGTcatcaaccatgtcattag CGTGGACCCCAATGACCAGAAGAAGACTGCCTGTTACGATATTGATGTGGAGGTGGATGACCCCTTGAAGGCCCAGATGAGCAATTTTCTGGCATCTACCACCAATCAGCAAGAGATTGCCTCCCTTGACGTCAAG ATACATGAGACCATTGAGTCCATCAATCAGCTGAAAACCCAGAGGGATTTCATGCTCAGCTTTAGCACTGACCCCCAAGACTTCATCCAGGAATGGTTACGTTCACAGCGCAGAGACCTCAAG ATCATCACTGATGTGATTGGGAATCCTGAGGAGGAGAGACGAGCAGCTTTCTACCACCAGCCTTGGGCCCAAGAAGCAGTGGGGAGGCACATCTTTGCCAAG GTGCAGCAGCGAAGGCAGGAACTGGAACAGGTGCTGGGAATTCGCCTGACCTAA
- the SMARCD2 gene encoding SWI/SNF-related matrix-associated actin-dependent regulator of chromatin subfamily D member 2 isoform X4 yields MSPGSRMPMTGLQVGPPAGSPFGTAAPLRPGMPPAMMDPFRKRLLVPQAQPPMPTQRRGLKRRKMADKVLPQRIRELVPESQAYMDLLAFERKLDQTIARKRMEIQEAIKKPLTQKRKLRIYISNTFSPSKAEGDSAGTTGTPGGTPTGDKVASWELRVEGKLLDDPSKQKRKFSSFFKSLVIELDKELYGPDNHLVEWHRMPTTQETDGFQVKRPGDLNVKCTLLLMLDHQPPQYKLDPRLARLLGVHTQTRAAIMQALWLYIKHNQLQDGHEREYINCNRYFRQIFSCGRLRFSEIPMKLAGLLQHPDPIVINHVISVDPNDQKKTACYDIDVEVDDPLKAQMSNFLASTTNQQEIASLDVKIHETIESINQLKTQRDFMLSFSTDPQDFIQEWLRSQRRDLKIITDVIGNPEEERRAAFYHQPWAQEAVGRHIFAKVQQRRQELEQVLGIRLT; encoded by the exons ATGTCACCAGGGAGCCGGATGCCTATGACTGGCTTGCAGGTGGGACCCCCTGCTGGGTCCCCATTTGGCACAGCTGCTCCACTTCGACCTGGTATGCCACCTGCCATGATGGACCCATTCCGAAAACGCCTGCTCGtgccccaggcccagcccccgATGCCCACCCAGCGCCGGGG GCTAAAGAGGAGGAAGATGGCAGATAAGGTTCTACCTCAGCGA ATTCGGGAGCTGGTCCCAGAATCTCAGGCGTACATGGATCTCTTGGCCTTTGAGCGGAAGCTGGACCAGACCATCGCTCGCAAACGGATGGAGATCCAGGAGGCCATTAAAAAGCCTCTGACG CAAAAGCGAAAGCTTCGGATTTATATATCCAATACATTCAGTCCCAGCAAGGCAGAAGGTGACAGTGCAGGAACTACAGGGACCCCAGGAGGAACCCCAACAGGGGACAAGGTGGCTTCCTGGGAACTCCGAGTGGAGGGAAAACTGCTGGATGAT CCCAGCAAACAGAAgaggaaattttcttcattttttaagagccTCGTCATTGAGCTGGACAAGGAACTGTATGGACCTGACAACCACCTGGTGGAG tggCATCGGATGCCCACCACCCAGGAGACAGATGGCTTCCAGGTGAAACGGCCTGGAGACCTCAATGTCAAGTGCACCCTCCTGCTTATGCTGGATCATCAG CCTCCCCAGTACAAACTGGACCCCCGATTGGCGAGGCTGCTGGGAGTACACACCCAGACGAGGGCTGCCATCATGCAGGCCCTGTGGCTTTACATCAAACACAACCAGCTGCAGGATGGACACGAGCGCGAGTACATCAATTGCAACCGTTACTTCCGCCAG ATCTTCAGTTGTGGTCGCCTCCGTTTCTCCGAGATTCCCATGAAGCTGGCTGGGTTGCTGCAGCATCCAGACCCCATTGTcatcaaccatgtcattag CGTGGACCCCAATGACCAGAAGAAGACTGCCTGTTACGATATTGATGTGGAGGTGGATGACCCCTTGAAGGCCCAGATGAGCAATTTTCTGGCATCTACCACCAATCAGCAAGAGATTGCCTCCCTTGACGTCAAG ATACATGAGACCATTGAGTCCATCAATCAGCTGAAAACCCAGAGGGATTTCATGCTCAGCTTTAGCACTGACCCCCAAGACTTCATCCAGGAATGGTTACGTTCACAGCGCAGAGACCTCAAG ATCATCACTGATGTGATTGGGAATCCTGAGGAGGAGAGACGAGCAGCTTTCTACCACCAGCCTTGGGCCCAAGAAGCAGTGGGGAGGCACATCTTTGCCAAG GTGCAGCAGCGAAGGCAGGAACTGGAACAGGTGCTGGGAATTCGCCTGACCTAA
- the SMARCD2 gene encoding SWI/SNF-related matrix-associated actin-dependent regulator of chromatin subfamily D member 2 isoform X2 gives MNCEQPSPGPLPLPRRSLGPWRPGMSPGSRMPMTGLQVGPPAGSPFGTAAPLRPGMPPAMMDPFRKRLLVPQAQPPMPTQRRGLKRRKMADKVLPQRIRELVPESQAYMDLLAFERKLDQTIARKRMEIQEAIKKPLTQKRKLRIYISNTFSPSKAEGDSAGTTGTPGGTPTGDKVASWELRVEGKLLDDPSKQKRKFSSFFKSLVIELDKELYGPDNHLVEWHRMPTTQETDGFQVKRPGDLNVKCTLLLMLDHQPPQYKLDPRLARLLGVHTQTRAAIMQALWLYIKHNQLQDGHEREYINCNRYFRQIFSCGRLRFSEIPMKLAGLLQHPDPIVINHVISVDPNDQKKTACYDIDVEVDDPLKAQMSNFLASTTNQQEIASLDVKIHETIESINQLKTQRDFMLSFSTDPQDFIQEWLRSQRRDLKIITDVIGNPEEERRAAFYHQPWAQEAVGRHIFAKVQQRRQELEQVLGIRLT, from the exons ATGAACTGTGAGCAGCCTTCTCCTGggccccttcccctgcccaggAGAAGCCTGGGGCCCTGG CGGCCTGGCATGTCACCAGGGAGCCGGATGCCTATGACTGGCTTGCAGGTGGGACCCCCTGCTGGGTCCCCATTTGGCACAGCTGCTCCACTTCGACCTGGTATGCCACCTGCCATGATGGACCCATTCCGAAAACGCCTGCTCGtgccccaggcccagcccccgATGCCCACCCAGCGCCGGGG GCTAAAGAGGAGGAAGATGGCAGATAAGGTTCTACCTCAGCGA ATTCGGGAGCTGGTCCCAGAATCTCAGGCGTACATGGATCTCTTGGCCTTTGAGCGGAAGCTGGACCAGACCATCGCTCGCAAACGGATGGAGATCCAGGAGGCCATTAAAAAGCCTCTGACG CAAAAGCGAAAGCTTCGGATTTATATATCCAATACATTCAGTCCCAGCAAGGCAGAAGGTGACAGTGCAGGAACTACAGGGACCCCAGGAGGAACCCCAACAGGGGACAAGGTGGCTTCCTGGGAACTCCGAGTGGAGGGAAAACTGCTGGATGAT CCCAGCAAACAGAAgaggaaattttcttcattttttaagagccTCGTCATTGAGCTGGACAAGGAACTGTATGGACCTGACAACCACCTGGTGGAG tggCATCGGATGCCCACCACCCAGGAGACAGATGGCTTCCAGGTGAAACGGCCTGGAGACCTCAATGTCAAGTGCACCCTCCTGCTTATGCTGGATCATCAG CCTCCCCAGTACAAACTGGACCCCCGATTGGCGAGGCTGCTGGGAGTACACACCCAGACGAGGGCTGCCATCATGCAGGCCCTGTGGCTTTACATCAAACACAACCAGCTGCAGGATGGACACGAGCGCGAGTACATCAATTGCAACCGTTACTTCCGCCAG ATCTTCAGTTGTGGTCGCCTCCGTTTCTCCGAGATTCCCATGAAGCTGGCTGGGTTGCTGCAGCATCCAGACCCCATTGTcatcaaccatgtcattag CGTGGACCCCAATGACCAGAAGAAGACTGCCTGTTACGATATTGATGTGGAGGTGGATGACCCCTTGAAGGCCCAGATGAGCAATTTTCTGGCATCTACCACCAATCAGCAAGAGATTGCCTCCCTTGACGTCAAG ATACATGAGACCATTGAGTCCATCAATCAGCTGAAAACCCAGAGGGATTTCATGCTCAGCTTTAGCACTGACCCCCAAGACTTCATCCAGGAATGGTTACGTTCACAGCGCAGAGACCTCAAG ATCATCACTGATGTGATTGGGAATCCTGAGGAGGAGAGACGAGCAGCTTTCTACCACCAGCCTTGGGCCCAAGAAGCAGTGGGGAGGCACATCTTTGCCAAG GTGCAGCAGCGAAGGCAGGAACTGGAACAGGTGCTGGGAATTCGCCTGACCTAA